GATACCTCTGTAACAAGAATTCTAAATCTTCAGCAGAAGCTTGGGCATCGCGTAAGTGAAATTGCAGGCGCTGTCCGGGACGAACGTAATCAGCGATCGCAATTGCCCCTGCAGATGGTTCTACCCCTAAAATACTTCTTATGAGAAAGTCTCCTGGTTGCAATTCTTGCTTAAATTCATCCATTGCTAAGCCAACAAACAAGGAATGTTGCGCCAGCATCCGATCTTCTTCACTAAGATGGGCAATCAAATCTCGCAATACCATTAACGGCACTTGCTCGTTGAGTTCTAAAATGATATTGCGATCGCCTTTTGTCACCTGGCAAGGTCTTCCAATTGGTCTGCATCCCTGTGCCACAATCGTTTCCAAGACAATATTGCCACTTAGAGCGACACCAATAGTTCCTTCTCTGTGGAGATTGTCATTGTAGAAAAGAGCAATCCGACCTCCCAAACCGCCACCACTCGCGTGTCCTCCCACTGTTACCGACCCAGGATAGGCAAAATCCAAACCCTGTAATAAATCGTTCACTCCTGAAGAAAACGATCCAGACAATAATATAAACTGCGGCACAGGTGATGGTGCTACGCCAATTAAATCTATCCAAGCGTCTGGTGGACCATCCAAATCGGGTAATTCTTCAGGAACAATATGAAATGGCTTGATATTGACCCCTGGTAGGTGTGCTAGGGTTAAACTGAGTGCGGGTTCTGCTTCTAACTCTTGTGTTTTTCCCCACTGAGTCGTACCAATCACACCTCCACCACTGCAACCTAGCAATATAGGTACTGACAGTTGCTCGCTCAGTAGTGGCAAAAGCCGAGAGTACTCACTCGTAAAAGCAGACGAAATAAACACCAGCCCTAAATCTGGAGGTGCTGTTAGCGATGAGACAGTACGCTGTACTACATCTGAAACAGCTGCTTCTAAGGAAGGACGGGTTGACAGGGCATTTGCCCACTGCATTTGGTCTGCCATGAGTTTTACACTCTATTTATTCTTAGGCTTTTGTTGTTCAGCAAGCCGGTTTATTATTTCCATTTTGGGGACTACTATAACGCATCCTACACGAATTGATGCGACTTCTTACAAATACTCCTAGCAAGCAGTTATTACTTTGTGCTATTTACCTCAAGAAGTATTGTATAATCTACAGTTTTCCGGTCTTCTTTGTAAAATCTTAAGACATTATAGATAAATATACCACCATTGTCATAAATGCTGTAATAGTTATGAAGCATAGCTCCATTACCTGACATAATTATTGCACAGACACAGTAGAATGGAGGGTAATAGTACGAAAAACTGTCATTTTTGAAATTTTTCTATACTAGTATTGAAAACACGCAACAAGAATTAAGACCATGAGCAACATCCAAGACAAAATCGATCAAGAAGTTGAACAAGCCCGTGCTACATGTGACGTCACAGGTAGTACTTCTGGTGAATGTGCAGCAGCTTGGGATGCAGTGGAAGAACTACAAGCTGAGGCTTCTCACCAACGTCAAGCAAAGCGCAAAAACTCCCTGGAGCAATATTGTGATGCCAACCCAGAAGCAGATGAGTGCAGAGTTTACGAAGATTAAGACTTAACTCAACCCTTCTTGTTTTAGGGCTGTGGGAACGCGACCAGAAACCTTTTACTGAAAATTCTGTGCTTTAATAGCACTAGTGTATGAAATCTCACTCCAACCTTTTTTCATCCTGTTTTAGAGCAGGAGCTAGGGGAATAGAGTGGGCTTTTCTTTTTACAGAGGAAATTTTATGAATGAAGTCTGGTTTCGTCCCCTAGTTTGGATAGACTACCGATTAGCGGTATTATTTACACTCATTTTGCCTATAATTTTGCTACTTTGGGCTTTTGTACAAAAAGCTGAAGCCATACAACGCTTACTTCTAATTTACTGGCGAGTCGCCAGTTTACTAGCTATTACAATTTACTTAATGATTGGTGGATTTGGCGTTAGTTTTATTTCAGGATTCATGGCTCGTATTTTAATTCCTGTTTCATTATGGTTCTGGATAGATCTAAATGATGAAATAGAGTATCAGTCAGACGGACTTCTAAAGTTGATTTTTACTTCATGGCGTTGGGCTACCACCATTTACTGTATTTTAGGTGCATTCGCTTTGATCCCTTTCATCGGTTGTGCTGTTTCTGAAACTGCGATCGCAACATCATATTGTCGCGTCTGGTTTGAAGCACCGCTTATGTTTAAAGATTATTTCCATCACGATACAAAACCAGGATTTCTTGGCTTTCTTGGCATTGTTGGTTTAGTCATCTACGTACTTTATCTAAGCTATTTTGTCCTGATTAAGTTAGGTAAACAAGGACGCTCAGCTACACCTCAATAGGATACGCAGCCTTACTACACGCAACTCTCGAATCAGTTCAGCTTCAGCTTCTTCAGGTGCAAGCGGGTTGTTATGCAGCCACTGACTGCGCCTATTGTGACTCTGCTTCACCAGAGGTTGCTTGCTGAATCTTCTGCTCTAAATTCTCCTCCCAATTTGGGTCATCTGGATTAATTGTAATCATTCGCCCTACGGCTTTTGAACGATCAACATAGACATGAAAAGCACTTATGTCTTCTCGGTGAGTTAGGACATACTGACGTAACTCATCAAGGTTCATCGCCTCATAGTTTGC
This genomic interval from Scytonema hofmannii PCC 7110 contains the following:
- a CDS encoding FIST signal transduction protein, encoding MADQMQWANALSTRPSLEAAVSDVVQRTVSSLTAPPDLGLVFISSAFTSEYSRLLPLLSEQLSVPILLGCSGGGVIGTTQWGKTQELEAEPALSLTLAHLPGVNIKPFHIVPEELPDLDGPPDAWIDLIGVAPSPVPQFILLSGSFSSGVNDLLQGLDFAYPGSVTVGGHASGGGLGGRIALFYNDNLHREGTIGVALSGNIVLETIVAQGCRPIGRPCQVTKGDRNIILELNEQVPLMVLRDLIAHLSEEDRMLAQHSLFVGLAMDEFKQELQPGDFLIRSILGVEPSAGAIAIADYVRPGQRLQFHLRDAQASAEDLEFLLQRYQKERSSDASAVGALMFSCVGRGEGLYGKPNFDSQLFNRYLKNIPLAGFFCGGEIGPVGGSTMIHNYTSVFGICRSVNC
- a CDS encoding Calvin cycle protein CP12 codes for the protein MSNIQDKIDQEVEQARATCDVTGSTSGECAAAWDAVEELQAEASHQRQAKRKNSLEQYCDANPEADECRVYED
- a CDS encoding DUF3177 family protein — protein: MNEVWFRPLVWIDYRLAVLFTLILPIILLLWAFVQKAEAIQRLLLIYWRVASLLAITIYLMIGGFGVSFISGFMARILIPVSLWFWIDLNDEIEYQSDGLLKLIFTSWRWATTIYCILGAFALIPFIGCAVSETAIATSYCRVWFEAPLMFKDYFHHDTKPGFLGFLGIVGLVIYVLYLSYFVLIKLGKQGRSATPQ
- a CDS encoding DUF6887 family protein; this translates as MTLANYEAMNLDELRQYVLTHREDISAFHVYVDRSKAVGRMITINPDDPNWEENLEQKIQQATSGEAESQ